Proteins co-encoded in one Leptospira inadai serovar Lyme str. 10 genomic window:
- a CDS encoding pirin family protein, whose protein sequence is MRYISGKLRGLGDGFSVRRILPHMDVRAVGPFVFLDHMGPVSLVDGDELVVRSHPHIGLATVTYLYDGVILHRDTLGTEQMIRPYEVNWMTAGSGIAHSERSQSDPQYSILEGIQTWVALPRQFEEAPPEFFHYGREEFPELSGGGWELRLIAGSLLGEISPVKVYSPLFYADVEIEPGAEIELSVPAKQEGAVYVARGSLDAEGRIVGLGEMAVYPMGGAIKFRAEQATRAILLGGEPLPERRHLWWNFVSSSLERIDRAKDDWKNDRFGKIPGETDRIPLPET, encoded by the coding sequence ATGAGATACATTTCAGGAAAACTTAGGGGCCTAGGTGACGGATTCTCGGTTCGTCGGATTCTTCCACATATGGATGTGAGAGCAGTGGGACCTTTCGTCTTTTTAGACCATATGGGTCCCGTTTCATTGGTCGATGGCGACGAGTTAGTAGTTCGGTCCCACCCGCATATCGGCCTCGCCACGGTGACGTATTTATACGACGGAGTTATTCTACATCGGGATACCCTGGGAACCGAGCAAATGATTCGCCCATACGAAGTGAACTGGATGACCGCAGGTTCCGGTATCGCACATAGCGAGCGATCACAATCCGATCCCCAATATTCTATACTAGAAGGGATCCAAACCTGGGTGGCTTTGCCCCGGCAATTCGAGGAGGCTCCACCCGAGTTCTTCCATTACGGAAGAGAGGAATTTCCCGAATTGAGCGGCGGGGGTTGGGAGCTGCGATTAATTGCAGGATCTCTTTTAGGTGAGATTTCTCCCGTTAAAGTATATTCTCCCTTGTTTTATGCGGACGTTGAGATCGAGCCCGGTGCCGAAATAGAACTTTCCGTTCCTGCCAAACAAGAGGGAGCCGTCTATGTGGCTCGGGGTAGTTTGGATGCCGAGGGGCGGATTGTCGGTCTAGGAGAAATGGCGGTTTATCCGATGGGTGGAGCGATCAAGTTTCGTGCGGAGCAAGCGACCCGAGCCATTCTCCTCGGCGGAGAGCCCTTGCCGGAACGTCGGCATCTTTGGTGGAACTTCGTATCCAGTTCTTTAGAAAGAATCGATCGTGCAAAAGACGATTGGAAGAATGATCGATTCGGAAAAATTCCGGGAGAGACGGATAGAATTCCCTTACCCGAAACCTGA
- the rplU gene encoding 50S ribosomal protein L21, whose protein sequence is MFAIISVGNRQFKVTQDSEFLTEKTGKKPGDTFDAKVLLFAENNKVHIGAPDLKSAKVSLKVVDDVKGEKIRGYVYKKRKNSQRTWGHRQQLQKLKVVSLSAV, encoded by the coding sequence ATGTTCGCGATCATATCTGTCGGAAATCGACAATTCAAAGTAACCCAGGATTCAGAATTTCTGACGGAAAAGACCGGCAAAAAGCCGGGTGATACCTTCGACGCGAAGGTTTTGCTGTTCGCGGAGAACAATAAGGTTCATATCGGCGCGCCCGATCTGAAGTCGGCAAAAGTTTCCCTCAAAGTCGTAGACGACGTTAAGGGTGAGAAGATTCGCGGCTACGTTTATAAAAAACGTAAGAACTCCCAAAGGACCTGGGGTCACAGACAACAACTCCAGAAACTCAAGGTAGTTTCCCTCTCGGCGGTTTGA
- a CDS encoding ribosomal-processing cysteine protease Prp produces the protein MIRVKILRKGEKILGFESVGHASTEQGAKGSNLLCAAVGVLIQSLYLHLRKEGKAGPAEVLDGFLKFKILTGLENDPVVRTSFALVRNGLENLRDQYPSEIELIGE, from the coding sequence TTGATCCGAGTAAAAATCCTCCGTAAAGGAGAAAAGATTCTTGGCTTTGAATCCGTGGGGCATGCTTCCACCGAACAAGGCGCCAAAGGTTCCAATCTTCTCTGTGCGGCGGTCGGAGTTCTGATTCAATCCCTCTATCTCCATTTACGGAAAGAAGGAAAGGCAGGTCCCGCAGAAGTCCTGGATGGATTCTTGAAATTCAAGATTCTGACCGGTCTAGAAAATGATCCAGTAGTTCGGACGAGCTTCGCGTTGGTTCGAAACGGTTTGGAAAATTTGAGGGATCAATATCCCTCGGAAATTGAACTCATAGGAGAATAG
- the rpmA gene encoding 50S ribosomal protein L27, with protein sequence MAHKKGGGSSKNGRDSQSKRLGVKRFGGELVLAGNILVRQRGTRLHAGRNVGLGKDHTLFSLVHGRVKFEQVTKTKMQVSVYPES encoded by the coding sequence ATGGCACATAAGAAAGGTGGCGGTTCTTCGAAAAACGGACGGGATTCCCAATCTAAGCGTCTCGGGGTCAAACGTTTCGGAGGCGAACTCGTTTTGGCTGGAAATATTTTGGTTCGTCAAAGAGGGACCAGACTTCATGCGGGAAGGAATGTAGGTTTAGGAAAAGATCATACGCTTTTCTCTCTCGTGCATGGAAGAGTAAAGTTCGAGCAGGTCACTAAGACCAAGATGCAAGTTTCGGTTTATCCGGAATCATAA
- the obgE gene encoding GTPase ObgE produces MEKFVDEVVIEVTAGHGGAGSMHFRHEKYVEFGGPDGGDGGVGGDVLIRTNLSMVTLDRYLTKRKFKASEGFPGEGNNRSGKKGDDLVLYVPLGTQIYDEDSGELLYDFVEDGMEFSVAKGGRGGKGNTHFKSSTHQAPKFSQPGEAGEYRHLRLSLKLLADVGIVGLPNAGKSTLLSRITEAHPKIAGYAFTTLSPNLGVVKRKGDIYRYTIADIPGIVEGASKGIGLGLSFLRHIERVKGILYVFDASALDIESDFKMLRSELETYNKELLNRPHLIVLNKIDVWEDRNFTKELLESVSSLGRVIPISAKESTNLEELLEIMDETFFQEELEKLRLAGKNREKREDSNE; encoded by the coding sequence ATGGAAAAGTTCGTAGACGAAGTAGTCATCGAAGTTACCGCGGGACACGGCGGAGCCGGCTCCATGCATTTTCGTCACGAAAAATACGTCGAGTTCGGCGGCCCGGACGGCGGAGACGGAGGTGTCGGCGGGGATGTACTCATCCGTACGAATCTTTCTATGGTCACCCTCGACCGCTATCTCACAAAAAGAAAATTTAAAGCCTCAGAGGGATTTCCCGGAGAAGGAAACAATCGCTCGGGGAAAAAAGGAGATGATCTCGTTCTTTACGTACCCTTAGGCACCCAAATCTACGACGAAGATAGCGGTGAACTCCTTTATGATTTTGTGGAAGACGGAATGGAATTTTCCGTCGCCAAAGGCGGAAGAGGCGGAAAAGGAAATACTCATTTCAAATCTTCCACTCACCAAGCCCCTAAATTTTCTCAGCCGGGAGAGGCGGGAGAATACAGACATCTTCGATTAAGCTTAAAGCTCCTGGCCGACGTCGGAATCGTAGGCCTCCCGAATGCGGGAAAATCGACCTTACTTTCGCGGATAACCGAAGCCCATCCCAAGATCGCCGGTTACGCGTTCACGACCCTTTCTCCCAACTTAGGAGTAGTCAAACGGAAGGGAGACATCTATCGATATACTATCGCCGACATTCCGGGCATAGTCGAAGGTGCCAGTAAGGGAATCGGTCTCGGGTTATCCTTTCTTAGACATATAGAGAGAGTCAAAGGAATCCTTTACGTGTTCGATGCGAGCGCGTTGGATATAGAATCGGATTTCAAGATGCTTCGATCCGAATTAGAAACATATAATAAAGAATTATTGAATCGACCTCATCTAATCGTTTTGAATAAGATAGACGTTTGGGAAGATCGAAATTTTACGAAAGAACTTTTGGAATCGGTATCGTCGTTGGGCCGGGTGATCCCTATTTCGGCCAAGGAATCGACGAACTTGGAAGAATTACTGGAAATTATGGATGAAACTTTCTTTCAGGAAGAACTGGAAAAGCTACGACTTGCGGGAAAAAACCGGGAAAAGCGGGAAGATTCGAATGAATAG
- the proB gene encoding glutamate 5-kinase: MRMNRSDFDSKIQTAKTIVVKIGSARLSGSEEEVNDFLFSLVSDIRHLRDQGKQVIVVSSGAIARGRKLLDSLPLTVNTEDKLSEKQALAAMGQNRLINLYDSFFSKVNLPIAQILFGVLDLEAGEGFKNLRSTFQQLLDWGILPIVNENDSVATEELKFGDNDVLSAVVSLLVEADLLIILTGVPGFLRDGKLVPHLTDIGDGELSIAGGPSGPGTGGMYTKLKAAGILNEAGIPSGIIDGSEKNCVRRFLEENKLGTLVAGNGKHRSYSEEEIKAILQTKRNGGHSQ, encoded by the coding sequence ATTCGAATGAATAGATCGGATTTCGACTCTAAAATCCAAACGGCAAAAACGATCGTCGTTAAAATCGGATCCGCCCGACTTTCCGGCTCCGAAGAGGAAGTGAATGATTTTTTATTCAGTTTAGTTTCGGACATTAGACATCTTCGCGACCAAGGCAAGCAAGTCATCGTAGTGTCATCGGGAGCCATCGCTCGGGGACGCAAATTATTGGATAGCCTCCCCCTTACCGTAAATACGGAGGACAAGCTATCGGAAAAGCAAGCCTTAGCTGCGATGGGACAAAACCGGCTTATCAACTTATACGATAGTTTTTTTTCGAAAGTGAATCTCCCGATCGCACAGATCTTGTTCGGAGTCCTGGATTTAGAAGCCGGTGAGGGATTCAAAAATCTTAGAAGCACGTTTCAACAACTATTGGATTGGGGAATCCTACCCATCGTTAATGAAAACGATTCCGTAGCCACGGAAGAATTAAAGTTCGGCGATAATGACGTTCTCTCGGCGGTCGTCAGTCTACTCGTGGAAGCCGACTTGCTGATTATTTTAACGGGAGTGCCCGGATTTTTACGGGACGGCAAGCTAGTGCCCCACCTTACCGATATAGGCGACGGGGAACTCTCGATTGCGGGAGGACCTAGCGGGCCCGGAACCGGCGGCATGTATACCAAATTGAAGGCGGCCGGCATTTTAAACGAGGCAGGAATTCCTAGCGGTATCATAGACGGATCGGAGAAAAACTGCGTGCGTCGTTTTCTGGAAGAGAATAAACTAGGGACGTTAGTGGCCGGAAACGGGAAGCATAGATCCTATTCCGAGGAGGAAATCAAAGCGATCCTCCAAACCAAGCGAAACGGAGGACACTCGCAATGA
- a CDS encoding glutamate-5-semialdehyde dehydrogenase, producing the protein MIQRPVELEYVESLCKNARKASRELRKLNSSKKNAVLEKLAGAIITRKSEIIAENEKDVTAGKEKGLSSAMLDRLLLDEKRIHNLAKAVLEIKSLPDPVGEVVRGLTLPNGIRLVTKRVPLGVVMVIYESRPNVTIDVGALSFKSGNACILRGGSEALHSNNILSNIFRDCLTQAGLSPNAVTLVDKTEREIMIPFLKQTRYIDLVVPRGGEGLINFVSENSLIPVVKHDKGVVNIYIDKSADPEKVLPIVLNSKVQRPGVCNAVENLVIHAEYPHSKELLNELDAKGVQLLLDPPALSLFPKGTPVKSEDYCEEFLDLRLSVKTVNSIEEAISFIENTSSGHTEAIVTEDLSSSNLFLESLDSAALFVNISTRFHDGGEFGLGAEVGISTGKLHVRGPMGLVHLTTTTTYGEGEGQVRG; encoded by the coding sequence ATGATCCAACGGCCTGTAGAACTGGAATATGTGGAAAGTCTGTGCAAAAACGCTCGGAAAGCTTCTCGAGAATTACGAAAACTGAATTCCTCTAAAAAGAATGCCGTTCTTGAAAAATTGGCGGGCGCAATAATAACACGTAAATCCGAAATTATCGCGGAAAACGAAAAAGATGTGACTGCGGGAAAAGAGAAGGGCCTATCCTCGGCGATGCTAGATCGCTTACTGCTGGATGAAAAACGAATTCATAATTTAGCAAAGGCCGTTCTTGAAATCAAGTCCCTCCCCGATCCGGTGGGCGAAGTCGTTCGCGGTCTAACATTGCCGAACGGCATCCGGCTGGTAACAAAAAGAGTTCCTCTAGGCGTCGTAATGGTCATTTACGAATCCCGTCCCAACGTAACGATCGATGTCGGAGCTTTATCCTTTAAATCCGGCAATGCCTGTATCCTTCGAGGAGGGAGCGAAGCGCTTCATTCCAATAATATACTTTCGAACATCTTCCGGGATTGTCTTACCCAGGCCGGACTTTCTCCGAACGCTGTGACTTTAGTCGATAAAACCGAGCGAGAGATTATGATTCCATTCCTCAAGCAGACCCGGTATATCGATTTAGTAGTACCCCGGGGCGGAGAAGGACTTATAAACTTCGTTTCGGAAAATTCCCTCATCCCGGTCGTAAAGCACGATAAGGGCGTCGTGAATATCTATATAGATAAGTCGGCGGATCCGGAAAAAGTTCTGCCGATCGTACTGAATTCGAAAGTGCAGCGCCCGGGAGTCTGCAACGCGGTTGAAAATCTAGTGATACATGCCGAATACCCTCACTCTAAAGAACTGTTAAACGAATTGGATGCAAAAGGCGTGCAACTACTTTTGGATCCTCCTGCGCTTTCCCTTTTCCCAAAGGGAACTCCCGTAAAGTCGGAAGACTATTGTGAGGAATTTTTAGATCTTCGGCTGTCGGTAAAAACGGTAAACTCGATCGAAGAAGCGATTTCTTTCATTGAAAATACTTCTTCCGGTCACACCGAAGCGATCGTAACCGAAGATTTAAGCTCTTCGAATTTATTTTTAGAATCTCTAGATTCGGCCGCATTGTTCGTGAACATATCGACTCGCTTTCATGACGGGGGGGAATTCGGCCTCGGAGCGGAAGTCGGAATCTCGACCGGAAAACTTCATGTTAGAGGACCGATGGGGTTAGTACATCTCACGACCACCACCACATACGGAGAAGGAGAAGGACAAGTGAGGGGGTAA
- the nadD gene encoding nicotinate (nicotinamide) nucleotide adenylyltransferase, with the protein MTFRLSEPRLTGIFGGSFDPPHVGHLGIVTSFWNTIPQAEELLIIPNCVSPLKGGKHASGESILQMLDAQFSKIPKTKILDIELRKKGTSYTYETLLELRESYPDRNFLLLVGEDNYSEFQKWRNWENIFGLIRSLLVFRRVSEYIPKNPYLNSFEEKILFLNNPIIPAASTDLRNLLPAAVAKNRKPIALSRVVWDKILESKVYSGG; encoded by the coding sequence ATGACTTTCCGACTCTCCGAACCTCGTCTCACCGGAATTTTCGGAGGAAGTTTCGATCCTCCTCACGTTGGACATTTGGGAATCGTAACCTCCTTCTGGAATACGATTCCTCAAGCGGAAGAACTACTGATCATTCCTAACTGCGTATCCCCTTTGAAAGGCGGAAAACATGCATCGGGCGAAAGTATATTACAAATGTTAGATGCTCAATTCTCTAAAATTCCTAAAACCAAAATCTTGGATATCGAATTGAGAAAAAAAGGAACTAGCTATACGTACGAGACCCTTCTCGAATTGAGGGAATCGTATCCGGATCGAAACTTTCTACTGCTCGTGGGCGAGGACAATTATAGCGAGTTTCAAAAATGGAGAAATTGGGAGAATATTTTCGGCCTGATTCGCTCCCTCTTGGTGTTTCGTAGAGTGTCCGAATATATCCCTAAAAATCCTTATCTGAATTCTTTCGAAGAGAAAATCCTGTTCTTAAATAATCCCATTATTCCGGCCGCCTCGACCGATTTGCGAAATCTGCTTCCGGCCGCCGTTGCAAAAAACCGGAAACCGATTGCGCTCAGCCGAGTCGTATGGGATAAAATACTAGAATCGAAAGTATATTCGGGTGGATGA
- the yqeK gene encoding bis(5'-nucleosyl)-tetraphosphatase (symmetrical) YqeK: MIPETTDEQIKYFMRIVPDEITVTRWEHSLRVAEIAKELAGFHAPDQAAQAFLAGIVHDITKQKTKEFHLSVFTEADDPESADLPEAAWHSRSAYHYLKRKYGLLNESVLGAVKHHTLGGEDLSVLECVLYAADFLGSEFAERQKEYADWREETRKDLYKGVLNKAFHTISDLLENRREIHPLTIGMYHSALRKLTN; the protein is encoded by the coding sequence ATGATTCCGGAAACGACCGACGAGCAGATCAAATATTTCATGAGAATCGTTCCGGATGAAATTACCGTTACGCGTTGGGAACATAGCTTGCGAGTAGCCGAAATTGCCAAAGAACTAGCGGGTTTTCACGCACCCGATCAAGCTGCTCAGGCATTCTTAGCGGGAATCGTGCATGATATCACCAAGCAGAAAACCAAGGAATTTCACCTTTCGGTTTTTACGGAAGCGGACGATCCCGAATCGGCGGATTTACCGGAAGCGGCATGGCACTCCCGATCCGCCTATCATTATCTGAAAAGAAAATACGGCTTATTAAACGAATCCGTTTTAGGCGCCGTAAAGCATCATACATTAGGCGGCGAAGATCTAAGCGTCCTGGAATGCGTCCTATACGCGGCCGACTTTTTGGGGTCCGAGTTTGCGGAACGGCAAAAAGAATATGCCGATTGGCGTGAAGAGACCAGGAAGGACCTTTACAAAGGAGTTTTGAACAAGGCCTTTCACACCATTTCCGATCTGCTGGAAAACAGACGAGAGATTCATCCTCTAACGATCGGTATGTATCACTCCGCTTTAAGAAAATTAACCAATTGA
- a CDS encoding LCP family protein: MGPSKSSKPFFFLPIWIAIGILFIVVLFFIFKNIRRTGLDEKISSGKPIHILVHAIGEDDTFEFGVLATLFPSQERAALFFIHPITTFDDPEDSLERLKSKAPSAVSNAAEEILGSKPQYKVTVKASTFVRLVDMLGGLSIYTDNRTAESSPTYVRAPGVYTYSGEDSYDYVSFMEKKETLDYLDRISRQESTALTLYETLYENRDLLNAGWSEFAYSLLDTDLSKEDFYSLLKFLISRRISFGVTELPGEPALDPKSKRLYLKADLGRCGAAFRKFQKDVSSEIFTDGEFARTEVLNGTDVAGLAKDVRGILADKRIKVLAADNAWSKDVEKTVILDRSGNTAVSDKISTVLEKGKVYHVLRKDLGLDTTVLLGSDIEPKK, encoded by the coding sequence TTGGGTCCGTCTAAATCGTCGAAACCGTTTTTTTTTCTTCCTATTTGGATCGCTATCGGTATTCTTTTTATCGTCGTTCTATTCTTTATATTCAAAAATATACGCAGAACCGGACTGGATGAAAAAATCAGTTCGGGTAAACCGATTCATATTTTAGTCCACGCGATCGGCGAAGACGATACTTTCGAGTTCGGCGTGTTGGCGACGTTATTTCCTTCCCAGGAAAGAGCGGCTCTTTTTTTCATTCACCCAATCACTACTTTCGACGATCCCGAAGATAGTTTGGAACGGTTAAAATCGAAAGCTCCGTCGGCCGTATCGAACGCCGCGGAGGAAATTCTAGGATCCAAACCCCAGTACAAAGTTACCGTAAAAGCTTCCACATTCGTTCGTCTCGTCGATATGCTCGGAGGGCTGTCGATTTATACCGATAATCGGACGGCCGAAAGTTCTCCTACCTATGTAAGAGCGCCCGGAGTATACACCTATTCCGGAGAAGATTCCTATGATTACGTTTCCTTTATGGAGAAAAAGGAGACTCTGGACTATTTGGACAGGATTAGTCGACAAGAAAGTACGGCTCTTACGCTTTACGAAACCCTTTACGAAAATCGAGACCTCTTAAACGCCGGTTGGTCGGAATTCGCATACTCGCTTTTGGATACCGATTTATCCAAGGAAGACTTCTATTCTCTTTTAAAATTTTTAATATCCCGTAGAATTTCCTTCGGTGTTACGGAACTCCCCGGAGAGCCCGCTCTGGATCCGAAATCGAAACGGTTGTATTTGAAAGCCGACCTAGGAAGATGTGGGGCTGCGTTCCGGAAATTTCAGAAGGACGTTTCTTCCGAAATCTTTACGGACGGGGAATTCGCGAGAACCGAAGTCCTGAACGGAACGGATGTTGCCGGACTCGCAAAAGACGTTCGCGGAATCTTAGCCGATAAGAGAATCAAGGTGCTGGCGGCGGACAATGCCTGGAGTAAGGACGTGGAAAAAACCGTCATCCTAGACCGCTCGGGAAATACGGCGGTATCGGACAAGATTTCGACCGTCCTCGAAAAAGGCAAAGTATATCACGTTTTACGTAAAGATCTCGGTCTTGACACCACAGTCCTACTAGGTTCCGACATAGAGCCGAAGAAATAA
- the rsfS gene encoding ribosome silencing factor, with amino-acid sequence MTPASKNAPKETLEILKTVYKIMKDKKCEEIAVLNLESVNSYLSYFLICTVNSSVQANAVAREIKKALKSFKLPHKETDKTGASSSSGWTLIDYGEFIVHIMTPEKREFYNLDRLWRDAERIELE; translated from the coding sequence ATGACCCCCGCTTCAAAAAACGCCCCAAAAGAAACCCTAGAGATCCTTAAAACCGTTTATAAAATAATGAAAGACAAAAAGTGCGAAGAGATTGCGGTACTAAATTTAGAATCCGTTAATTCGTATTTAAGTTATTTTTTGATTTGCACGGTGAACTCCTCCGTTCAAGCCAACGCCGTAGCGAGGGAAATCAAAAAAGCATTAAAAAGTTTTAAACTTCCGCATAAAGAAACCGATAAAACGGGAGCCTCCTCCTCTTCCGGCTGGACGCTCATCGACTATGGAGAGTTTATCGTCCATATTATGACTCCGGAAAAAAGGGAATTCTATAACCTGGATAGACTCTGGCGAGACGCCGAGCGGATAGAGTTAGAATAG
- a CDS encoding thioredoxin domain-containing protein: MDTTPKKQNRLASEKSPYLLQHAMNPVDWFPWAKEAFLKAKEEDKMIFLSIGYATCHWCHVMEKESFEDEATAAVLNQYFVSIKVDREERPDVDRIYMDALHAMNQQGGWPLNMFLTSEGKPITGGTYFPPVAKYGRKSFTDILNILATLWKEKKEELIDASEELAQYLKESEESKALSEQSALQLPSKTVFENAFGMYDRFYDPEFAGFKSNVTNKFPPSMGLSFLLRFYKSTGEPKALEMVEETLVAMKKGGIYDQIGGGISRYSTDHKWLVPHFEKMLYDNSLFLEALVECFQTTGHLKYKEAAYDVLEYISRDMRLQGGGIASAEDADSEGEEGLFYLWKRNEFHEVCDSDAILLEAFWNVTEIGNFEGSNILHESFRTNFARLHGLEEEELIEIVNRNKKKLLARRSDRIRPLRDDKVLLSWNCLYVKAATKAAMAFGDGELLRLAEETFRFIENNLVREDGRLLRRFREGEARFLAYSGDYAEFILASLWLFQAGKGIRYLTLAIRYAEEAVRLFRSPAGVFFDTGSDAEDLLRRNVEGYDGVEPSANSSFALAFTILSRLGVESGRYSDFADAIFSYFKVELETHPMNYPYMLSAYWLKNSDSKELAVVYSTQEDLFPIWQGIGAMFLPETVFAWATDKEAEEAGEKILLLKNRKSGGSVKAYFCQGFRCDLPVSDWNSLRAILN; encoded by the coding sequence ATGGACACAACTCCAAAGAAACAAAACCGACTCGCGTCCGAAAAGAGTCCGTATCTACTTCAACATGCGATGAACCCTGTGGACTGGTTTCCTTGGGCTAAGGAAGCTTTTCTTAAAGCGAAGGAGGAAGATAAAATGATTTTCCTCTCGATAGGGTACGCAACGTGTCACTGGTGTCACGTGATGGAGAAGGAATCGTTCGAAGACGAGGCAACTGCCGCGGTCTTGAATCAATATTTCGTTTCCATTAAGGTCGATCGGGAAGAAAGGCCTGACGTGGACCGAATTTACATGGACGCTTTGCATGCTATGAATCAGCAAGGCGGCTGGCCCTTGAATATGTTTTTGACTTCGGAAGGGAAGCCGATTACCGGAGGGACTTATTTTCCCCCGGTCGCTAAATACGGTCGTAAAAGCTTTACGGACATTTTGAATATTCTGGCGACGCTTTGGAAAGAGAAAAAGGAAGAACTAATAGACGCTTCGGAAGAGCTTGCCCAATACTTAAAAGAATCCGAAGAATCTAAAGCGTTAAGCGAACAAAGCGCGTTGCAGTTGCCTTCCAAGACGGTTTTCGAAAATGCATTCGGAATGTACGATCGATTTTACGATCCCGAATTCGCAGGTTTCAAATCGAATGTCACTAATAAATTTCCTCCCAGCATGGGGCTGTCCTTTCTATTAAGATTTTATAAATCCACCGGAGAGCCGAAGGCTTTGGAAATGGTGGAGGAAACTCTTGTCGCAATGAAGAAGGGCGGAATTTACGATCAAATCGGGGGTGGAATCAGCAGATATTCCACCGATCATAAATGGTTGGTTCCGCACTTCGAAAAAATGCTCTATGATAATTCCTTATTCTTGGAGGCGTTGGTCGAATGTTTTCAGACTACCGGCCATCTAAAGTATAAGGAAGCGGCCTACGACGTATTGGAATATATTTCCCGCGATATGAGATTGCAGGGCGGAGGAATTGCCAGCGCCGAGGATGCGGATTCGGAAGGCGAGGAGGGTTTGTTTTATCTCTGGAAAAGAAACGAATTTCACGAGGTATGCGATTCCGATGCCATTCTCCTGGAGGCATTTTGGAACGTTACGGAGATCGGAAATTTCGAAGGAAGTAATATATTACACGAGAGCTTTCGGACGAATTTTGCAAGATTGCACGGGTTAGAAGAGGAGGAATTAATCGAAATCGTTAACCGAAATAAGAAAAAATTGTTAGCGCGCAGGTCGGATCGAATTCGCCCGTTACGCGACGATAAGGTTTTACTTTCCTGGAATTGTTTATATGTAAAGGCTGCGACGAAAGCCGCAATGGCGTTCGGCGACGGAGAATTATTACGACTGGCCGAAGAGACGTTTCGATTTATTGAAAATAATTTAGTTCGGGAAGATGGACGGTTATTGAGACGATTTAGGGAGGGTGAGGCTAGGTTTCTCGCGTACAGCGGAGATTATGCCGAATTTATTCTGGCGTCTCTCTGGTTGTTTCAGGCGGGAAAAGGGATTCGCTATTTGACTCTCGCTATTCGATACGCCGAGGAAGCAGTGAGATTATTTCGCTCGCCTGCCGGAGTATTTTTCGATACCGGCTCCGACGCCGAGGATCTCTTACGCAGAAATGTGGAGGGTTACGACGGAGTGGAACCTTCGGCCAACAGTTCGTTTGCCCTAGCGTTTACGATTCTCTCTAGATTGGGAGTCGAGTCGGGTCGGTACTCCGATTTTGCCGACGCTATATTCTCTTATTTTAAAGTAGAATTGGAAACTCATCCGATGAACTATCCTTATATGCTTTCCGCGTATTGGCTCAAAAATTCCGACTCGAAAGAATTGGCGGTCGTATACTCGACTCAGGAGGATTTATTTCCGATATGGCAAGGAATAGGAGCTATGTTTTTACCTGAAACGGTATTTGCTTGGGCGACCGATAAGGAAGCCGAGGAAGCCGGAGAAAAGATCCTTTTATTGAAAAATCGCAAGTCCGGCGGAAGCGTAAAGGCGTACTTCTGCCAAGGATTCCGATGCGATCTGCCCGTGTCGGATTGGAATTCTCTCCGGGCAATATTGAATTAG